The Methanosphaera sp. BMS genome contains a region encoding:
- a CDS encoding DEAD/DEAH box helicase translates to MISDILEYFNNKKWYRDRIEHIEEIPPRRARYTTQKLDLPDALEDYLKNHDITLYTHQYETLQHLRNNENVIITTPTSSGKTLSFSLPVLENLCKYEDNTALYIYPTKALANDQLKSILSIDKECDLEIYPAKYDGDTPKSKRPEIKRKSRLVITNPYELHYILPWHEQWKRFFENIKYIIIDEAHQYRGVFGSNMAFLIRRLKRICKYYGSDPQFIISTATLANPVEFGEKLTGLKFKIITENGSPSGKKYFMFFNPYAIESKNPSINKDTQKLFNTFIEHDLQTICFEISRKMAEIIARNSKKALENTRPDLINKVTAYRAGYTIEERKKIENKLKSGELKGIVTTNALELGINIGSLDSVIISGYPGTIISTWQQAGRAGRSNQEAIITMIAFQNPLDQYFMKHPELFFTNSHEHAIIDLNNEEILRGHLKCAAYELPIKYSETDSFGFDDQGVVFDEISEMETQEILTYKHDQWSYNVTSSDDNPNFKVSLSDTMSEPFLVYNGRKFLESMSQKQAFREAHENAVLIHNAETYLVNELDIKNKRVYVKKKDLNYHTQTIKEVDVRNLKIEKSEKLGDIQLNYGSVNVIEKYDRYNIIEFSKIKASKKLNLPPLDFKTKGFWFTIPYQVREELEEFLLSEDKFKDILMGCLQGVENVILSVCPFHVMCDSHDLSGVAKNMHEDTLNATIFIYDGFEGGIGLTQKAFDLFEDIIKMSYDLVNDCDCESGCPACIYSSQQQTDDKYLNKEGTLLILKRLYEIITENKKEGD, encoded by the coding sequence ATGATTTCAGACATACTTGAATATTTCAACAACAAAAAGTGGTATAGAGACAGAATAGAACATATCGAAGAGATACCACCAAGAAGGGCACGATACACCACCCAAAAGCTAGATTTGCCAGATGCACTTGAGGACTATCTAAAAAATCATGATATAACCTTATACACCCACCAATATGAAACGCTCCAACATTTAAGAAACAATGAAAACGTGATAATCACCACCCCCACCTCATCAGGTAAAACATTATCATTTTCACTGCCGGTACTGGAAAACCTATGCAAATACGAAGACAACACGGCATTATACATCTACCCAACAAAGGCACTTGCAAATGACCAGCTAAAAAGCATACTGAGTATTGACAAGGAATGTGACCTGGAAATATACCCTGCAAAGTATGATGGGGATACGCCAAAGTCAAAAAGACCTGAAATAAAAAGAAAATCAAGGTTAGTCATTACAAATCCATATGAACTGCATTATATATTGCCATGGCATGAGCAATGGAAACGCTTCTTTGAAAACATTAAATACATAATAATAGATGAAGCACACCAGTACCGTGGAGTATTCGGATCAAATATGGCATTTCTTATCAGAAGATTGAAAAGAATATGCAAATACTACGGCTCAGATCCACAGTTTATCATATCAACAGCTACACTAGCAAACCCCGTTGAATTTGGTGAAAAACTAACGGGACTTAAGTTTAAGATAATAACGGAAAACGGTTCACCATCAGGAAAAAAATATTTCATGTTCTTCAATCCATACGCCATCGAATCAAAAAATCCATCGATAAACAAGGACACACAAAAATTATTCAACACATTCATAGAACACGACCTTCAAACAATCTGCTTTGAAATATCAAGAAAGATGGCTGAAATAATAGCAAGAAACTCAAAAAAGGCACTTGAAAATACAAGACCCGACCTTATAAATAAGGTAACCGCGTATCGTGCAGGATACACCATTGAAGAACGTAAAAAGATAGAAAACAAACTAAAAAGTGGCGAACTTAAGGGAATAGTCACAACAAATGCTCTGGAATTGGGAATAAACATCGGTTCACTTGATAGCGTAATCATCTCCGGCTATCCAGGTACTATTATATCCACATGGCAACAGGCCGGAAGAGCAGGTCGAAGCAATCAAGAGGCAATAATCACGATGATAGCATTCCAAAACCCTCTGGATCAGTACTTCATGAAACACCCTGAACTATTCTTTACCAATTCACATGAACACGCAATAATCGACTTAAACAATGAAGAAATACTCAGAGGACACCTCAAATGTGCAGCGTATGAACTGCCAATAAAATACAGCGAAACAGACAGCTTCGGATTTGATGACCAGGGAGTGGTGTTTGATGAGATAAGTGAAATGGAAACCCAGGAGATACTTACATATAAACACGATCAATGGTCATATAACGTAACATCTAGTGACGATAACCCCAACTTTAAAGTAAGCCTCAGCGACACCATGTCCGAACCGTTTCTGGTATACAACGGCAGGAAATTCCTGGAATCCATGAGCCAAAAACAGGCATTCAGGGAAGCACATGAAAATGCCGTACTCATACATAACGCCGAAACATATCTCGTAAATGAATTGGACATTAAAAATAAAAGGGTTTACGTCAAGAAAAAAGATTTGAACTATCATACACAGACAATCAAGGAAGTTGATGTAAGAAACCTTAAAATTGAAAAGAGTGAAAAACTTGGTGACATTCAACTAAACTATGGTAGCGTGAACGTTATTGAAAAATATGACCGATACAACATCATCGAATTCAGTAAGATAAAGGCATCCAAGAAGTTAAACCTGCCACCACTCGACTTTAAGACTAAGGGATTCTGGTTTACCATACCGTATCAGGTAAGAGAGGAGCTTGAAGAATTCCTGTTGAGTGAGGATAAATTCAAGGACATCTTAATGGGATGCCTGCAGGGCGTGGAAAATGTAATACTATCCGTATGTCCATTCCATGTGATGTGTGACTCTCACGATTTAAGTGGTGTGGCAAAGAATATGCATGAAGACACATTGAATGCTACGATATTCATCTATGACGGTTTTGAAGGTGGAATTGGATTAACACAAAAAGCATTTGACCTATTTGAGGACATTATAAAAATGTCATATGACCTGGTTAACGATTGTGACTGTGAAAGTGGATGTCCTGCATGTATCTATTCATCACAACAGCAGACAGATGACAAATACCTGAACAAGGAAGGAACGCTCCTAATACTAAAGAGGTTATATGAAATAATAACAGAAAATAAAAAAGAGGGAGATTAG
- a CDS encoding pyridoxal phosphate-dependent aminotransferase — MVFKKKEKKVPAGFNSVNEFFDYLYKKEDLIWMGQNTNHLQKDKHIEDALINAAKKRDYCKYPPPEGFPELKELILKDLDLDPQLQDIQITASATEALYLAISSVLHHTHNTIASDPGYLIINNFANRFGNHVKEVPIYNEDCGYKLTPKLIKEYIDMDTKLIILIDPLNPLGRAYTEEEIKEIAEIAKENDIYLLHDITYKDFSKSHTLVAKYAPKHTITIYSFSKIFGMAGLRIGSVIASPELIRKIRSSVINDLGTNSLAQEAGIAGLKSKDDWINEVKDICYKNQEIIKEAVDETPGTFLPVYPADANMMVIDVSKTGLSPTAICDYLLKEKNIFVREGNYTSKLFANKYIRVSFSIPTEQILEFKKEFKNTILTLQEENNIKMKD, encoded by the coding sequence ATGGTATTTAAGAAAAAAGAAAAAAAGGTTCCTGCTGGATTTAATTCAGTCAATGAATTTTTCGATTACTTGTATAAAAAAGAGGATTTAATATGGATGGGACAAAACACCAACCATCTACAGAAGGATAAACACATAGAAGATGCATTAATAAATGCAGCCAAAAAAAGGGATTACTGCAAATATCCACCACCTGAAGGATTCCCTGAACTAAAGGAGCTAATATTGAAGGACTTGGATTTGGACCCTCAACTTCAGGACATACAGATAACTGCAAGTGCAACAGAAGCTTTATATCTTGCAATTAGTTCGGTATTGCATCACACCCATAATACAATAGCATCAGATCCTGGGTATCTGATTATCAACAACTTTGCGAATAGATTTGGAAATCACGTAAAGGAAGTACCAATCTACAATGAAGACTGTGGATATAAGCTTACTCCAAAATTAATCAAGGAATATATCGATATGGATACAAAACTAATCATATTGATAGACCCATTAAACCCACTGGGAAGAGCTTATACAGAAGAAGAAATTAAGGAAATCGCTGAAATAGCAAAAGAAAATGATATATATCTGTTACATGACATAACATACAAGGATTTCTCAAAAAGCCACACGTTGGTTGCAAAATATGCACCAAAACATACTATAACGATTTACAGTTTCTCAAAAATATTCGGTATGGCTGGTCTGAGAATCGGGTCAGTGATAGCATCACCTGAATTAATAAGAAAAATACGTTCAAGTGTTATAAACGATCTTGGTACAAACTCCCTGGCACAGGAAGCTGGAATAGCAGGATTAAAAAGCAAAGATGACTGGATAAATGAAGTGAAAGACATATGTTATAAAAACCAGGAAATTATAAAAGAAGCAGTTGATGAAACTCCTGGAACATTCCTGCCAGTATATCCGGCAGATGCAAACATGATGGTTATAGACGTCTCCAAGACGGGGTTATCACCAACGGCAATATGTGATTACCTACTCAAGGAGAAAAACATATTTGTCCGTGAAGGTAACTATACAAGTAAACTCTTTGCAAACAAATACATAAGAGTAAGCTTTTCAATACCGACAGAACAGATACTTGAATTTAAAAAAGAGTTTAAAAATACTATATTAACATTACAGGAAGAAAATAATATAAAAATGAAAGATTAA
- the radB gene encoding DNA repair and recombination protein RadB: protein MKTLLDLKKPKLIATNSSLDELLGGGIEKGCITQFYGPPGCGKTNIAMKILYEATKNGSKAIYMDTEGGISLERMQQIAGSDFDTVAANIFLLEPKSFDEQQLCIDNIEDLLKDDSSIDILIIDSVVALYRIEDGDPSDINKRLGRQMAKLLTLSRQYDMAVVITNQIYSPFDSDDLIVEPIGGTVLKYWSKVIVEIEKDIASTSRNAILQRHKNKSPNQKITFEIIDEGIT from the coding sequence TTGAAAACACTTTTGGATTTGAAAAAGCCTAAATTGATAGCCACAAATTCATCACTGGATGAACTCCTGGGTGGAGGTATAGAAAAAGGTTGCATAACCCAGTTCTATGGTCCGCCAGGTTGTGGAAAGACTAATATTGCAATGAAGATATTATATGAAGCCACAAAAAATGGTTCAAAGGCAATATACATGGATACCGAAGGTGGAATTTCTCTAGAACGTATGCAACAAATAGCAGGATCTGATTTTGATACAGTTGCGGCGAACATCTTTCTATTGGAGCCAAAAAGCTTTGATGAACAACAGTTATGCATAGACAATATTGAAGATTTGCTTAAGGATGATTCATCAATTGACATACTGATAATAGATTCGGTCGTAGCATTGTATCGTATTGAAGATGGCGATCCATCGGACATAAACAAGAGGTTAGGTAGGCAAATGGCCAAGTTACTAACCCTCAGCAGACAATATGATATGGCAGTTGTAATAACAAATCAGATATATTCTCCATTTGATTCTGATGATTTAATAGTCGAGCCAATTGGAGGAACTGTTTTAAAGTATTGGAGTAAAGTAATAGTAGAAATTGAAAAGGATATTGCATCCACAAGTAGAAACGCTATATTGCAAAGACATAAGAACAAGTCACCTAATCAAAAGATAACATTTGAAATAATTGATGAGGGAATAACATAA
- a CDS encoding beta-ribofuranosylaminobenzene 5'-phosphate synthase has protein sequence MEIETSARLHLSLIDLNGNEGRIDGGIGITLNQPSIKLECVENHDKTEIIFDENVGKITNFDEYAQKINEACTAMNNYLQTDKTYTFTLKKAYPIHHGLGLGTQLLLSTAKLVAQLNEKEMNSYQLAKIVQRGGTSGIGVRSFESGGFIIDGGHKMDEKITFLPSSASKVSPPPVLVRYDFPKDWNIILAIPGENESVSGQHEVNIFEKYTPVKIEDVEKICYLTLMKLMPSVLEEDIISFGDAINKIQQLGFKKIERDLQKDKINQTIEYMKNMGIPAVGMSSFGPTCFGITDSKVSKIKNDLKEFLGEEGNLIVTKGKNHGSIIK, from the coding sequence TTGGAAATAGAAACTTCTGCAAGATTACACTTATCATTAATTGACTTAAACGGTAATGAAGGTCGAATTGATGGGGGTATAGGAATTACATTAAACCAGCCGTCAATAAAACTGGAATGTGTCGAAAATCATGATAAGACTGAGATAATCTTCGATGAGAATGTAGGAAAAATCACTAACTTTGATGAATATGCCCAAAAAATCAATGAAGCATGTACCGCCATGAACAATTACCTTCAAACTGATAAAACATATACATTCACACTCAAAAAAGCATATCCAATACATCATGGACTGGGGCTTGGAACACAACTGCTGTTGTCAACAGCTAAACTGGTGGCACAATTGAATGAAAAAGAAATGAACTCATATCAATTAGCAAAGATAGTTCAAAGAGGAGGTACCAGTGGAATTGGAGTAAGATCCTTTGAAAGTGGAGGATTCATAATCGATGGCGGCCATAAGATGGATGAAAAAATCACATTTCTACCATCCTCCGCATCAAAGGTTTCACCACCACCGGTGCTTGTCAGATATGATTTTCCAAAGGACTGGAATATAATTCTTGCAATACCCGGCGAGAATGAATCAGTATCCGGCCAGCATGAAGTAAACATATTTGAAAAATACACTCCCGTAAAGATTGAAGATGTTGAGAAAATATGTTATTTGACTCTAATGAAACTGATGCCATCCGTACTGGAGGAGGACATAATTTCTTTCGGAGATGCAATAAATAAGATACAGCAGTTGGGATTTAAGAAGATAGAACGAGATTTACAAAAGGATAAGATTAATCAAACGATAGAATATATGAAAAATATGGGCATACCTGCTGTGGGAATGAGTTCATTTGGACCTACATGTTTTGGAATAACCGACAGTAAGGTTTCAAAAATAAAAAATGATTTGAAGGAATTTTTAGGAGAAGAAGGTAATCTTATAGTGACCAAGGGAAAAAATCATGGTTCAATAATCAAATAA
- a CDS encoding STT3 domain-containing protein, which produces MDVKNLTLKIAPFIIVLILVLTVFAIRAETINIGGISNSTVKELYKDDSGMPYFTEIDSYYNYRLTENYLKTGHLGDTVVNGTDWDSLSTSPNGREANYQPMIIVLAASVYKFLNSFTSVSLTQVAFWLGPLIGSLAVIPAFFIVKRATKSNWGAIVAGLIAGAAPAYFSHTYGGFFDTDMFNVLLPLLIALFLSEAVYAKKPIFKAILAAIAAVCLGLFSMAWSGYTYMVLLTFATLILYIPASYLMDRRDGKKIDSKMQWLKNNPVTIPLLVFIILSIAILAVTVGSSMFESITSVIGLSTSLQSATAGTAYPNVYVSVGEMQIPQVVDVANQSGGIFTIIFAFLGFVIMGVALSRKAKVEEKHEPKEKADDADDKKVRTRRYTPKTKKAEEIIQHELDKRFIPGKFIWTQDEKYNNLFLFVMLILWVLGIAVMLTQGTRFIEQFEVPIALMAGLSIGFFLNYLDLKWEAKSYITAVAIVLLVLAVASPLYADHLTSSQSAGSTNDDMYNTLTWIKANTAPDTVLASWWDFGHLFTAVADRQVVFDGGSQNNMRAYWIGNSLTTPNENLSAGILRMLANSGEDASNTLDLYTNDTAKTVEILNKILPMDRTQANTELTGTYGLDQQQANSVLDLTHPANTKPVNLILSSDMLSKAAWWSYFGSWDFQNKTSVHYSYYPAQSTTEQINGKGFTMGLENGVVGVQSTSNETNGTGMTFAYVDQTKLNKTLNMTTTEDKERMSKELTDGTGNELIKPHKLIYVDNNQLSERIVNNNSNMSIMAIHQNDGSYFTVLFDSHLEDSVFTKLYLESGFNQTRFNLTHSEPGISVWNVYEYPGATNNNNVATNTTQ; this is translated from the coding sequence ATGGACGTAAAAAACTTAACATTAAAAATAGCACCTTTTATCATAGTGCTAATTCTAGTATTAACGGTTTTTGCTATAAGGGCAGAAACCATAAACATTGGAGGAATCTCTAATTCAACTGTTAAAGAATTATATAAAGATGATTCTGGAATGCCATACTTTACAGAGATAGACTCATATTATAATTATCGTTTAACTGAGAATTACTTAAAAACAGGTCACTTGGGGGACACTGTTGTTAATGGAACCGATTGGGATTCATTGTCAACGTCGCCTAATGGTCGTGAAGCGAATTATCAACCAATGATTATTGTATTAGCAGCCAGTGTATACAAATTCTTAAATTCATTCACTAGCGTGTCTTTAACTCAAGTAGCATTTTGGTTAGGTCCTCTTATAGGATCCCTAGCAGTAATACCAGCATTTTTCATTGTAAAAAGAGCAACCAAAAGCAATTGGGGTGCAATAGTAGCAGGATTAATTGCCGGTGCAGCACCAGCATATTTCTCACACACATATGGTGGGTTCTTCGATACAGATATGTTCAACGTATTGCTGCCATTGTTAATAGCACTGTTCTTATCAGAAGCAGTCTATGCGAAAAAACCAATATTCAAGGCAATACTTGCAGCAATTGCAGCAGTATGTCTAGGTCTTTTCTCAATGGCATGGAGTGGGTACACGTATATGGTACTGTTAACCTTTGCAACATTGATTTTATACATCCCTGCATCCTATTTAATGGACAGACGTGATGGTAAAAAAATCGACAGTAAGATGCAATGGCTTAAAAACAATCCGGTAACAATACCTCTATTGGTATTCATAATATTATCCATAGCAATACTCGCAGTAACAGTAGGTTCATCAATGTTTGAATCTATAACAAGCGTAATTGGTTTATCAACCAGTCTTCAGAGTGCAACAGCTGGAACAGCATACCCTAACGTATATGTATCTGTAGGTGAGATGCAAATTCCACAAGTAGTCGATGTAGCAAATCAGAGTGGTGGAATATTTACAATAATATTCGCATTTTTAGGCTTTGTTATAATGGGCGTTGCATTAAGTAGAAAAGCCAAAGTTGAAGAAAAACACGAACCTAAAGAAAAAGCAGATGATGCTGATGATAAAAAGGTAAGAACAAGAAGATACACGCCAAAAACCAAAAAAGCAGAAGAAATTATTCAACACGAATTGGATAAACGATTCATACCTGGAAAATTCATATGGACACAAGATGAAAAATACAACAATTTATTCTTGTTTGTAATGTTAATCCTATGGGTTTTAGGTATAGCAGTAATGTTAACACAGGGTACAAGGTTTATCGAACAGTTCGAAGTACCAATAGCTTTAATGGCCGGTCTTTCAATAGGGTTCTTCCTAAACTACCTTGACTTAAAATGGGAAGCAAAATCATACATAACCGCTGTAGCAATAGTACTACTCGTATTGGCAGTAGCAAGTCCATTATATGCGGATCATTTAACCTCATCTCAATCAGCAGGTAGTACAAATGATGACATGTACAACACATTAACATGGATTAAAGCAAACACTGCTCCTGATACAGTACTCGCATCCTGGTGGGACTTCGGGCACTTGTTTACGGCAGTAGCAGATAGGCAAGTGGTATTCGATGGGGGTTCACAGAACAACATGAGGGCCTACTGGATAGGTAACTCGCTGACTACACCAAATGAAAACTTATCAGCAGGTATACTAAGAATGCTTGCAAACAGTGGTGAAGATGCATCCAACACATTAGACTTATACACTAATGACACAGCAAAAACCGTTGAAATATTAAACAAAATATTACCAATGGACAGAACACAGGCAAACACAGAATTAACTGGAACATACGGATTGGATCAACAACAAGCTAATTCAGTATTGGACTTAACTCATCCGGCTAACACAAAACCAGTTAATCTTATATTAAGTTCAGATATGCTTTCAAAAGCAGCATGGTGGTCATATTTCGGTAGTTGGGATTTCCAGAACAAAACATCCGTACACTACTCATATTATCCAGCTCAAAGTACAACTGAACAGATAAACGGTAAAGGTTTCACAATGGGTCTTGAAAATGGAGTTGTAGGAGTACAATCCACTAGCAATGAAACCAACGGTACTGGAATGACATTCGCATATGTTGATCAGACCAAGTTAAACAAAACACTTAACATGACAACAACAGAAGACAAAGAACGTATGTCAAAAGAACTAACCGACGGTACTGGTAACGAATTGATTAAACCACACAAATTAATCTATGTGGACAACAACCAATTATCAGAAAGAATTGTAAACAACAACAGTAACATGTCTATCATGGCAATTCACCAGAATGATGGTTCATACTTCACGGTACTATTTGATTCACATCTAGAAGACTCAGTATTTACGAAATTGTATTTAGAAAGTGGATTCAACCAGACACGGTTTAACCTAACCCACTCAGAACCGGGTATAAGTGTATGGAATGTATACGAATATCCTGGTGCAACAAACAACAATAACGTTGCAACAAATACAACACAGTAA
- a CDS encoding PRC-barrel domain-containing protein, with product MKCTEIIGKKVLDVNAYEIGKINDIELDFENSKITGVYLSSNELTLKKHLYEICPEDIKVVGDYVLLNVAQKEVIKEEEPKKILDVEIVNPEELEDED from the coding sequence ATGAAATGTACAGAAATTATAGGTAAAAAAGTATTGGATGTTAATGCTTACGAAATCGGTAAAATTAATGACATAGAACTAGACTTTGAAAATTCCAAGATTACAGGTGTGTATCTTTCAAGCAATGAATTGACACTCAAGAAACATCTTTATGAAATATGTCCTGAAGATATCAAAGTAGTTGGCGATTACGTATTGCTTAATGTTGCTCAAAAAGAAGTAATAAAAGAAGAAGAACCTAAAAAGATTCTTGATGTAGAAATTGTTAATCCAGAAGAATTAGAAGATGAAGATTAA
- a CDS encoding tRNA uridine(34) 5-carboxymethylaminomethyl modification radical SAM/GNAT enzyme Elp3 → MQEACRLIIDTAIEENIQTKKQMEKLKNRICREYSSNGFMSNSKILEYAKEDELEFLRPLLMKKPTRTISGVAIVAVMCHPHKCPHGRCKYCPESSIAPPSYTGEEPAALRARMFNYHPYIQTFNRLYQLKNIGHAIDKVELIIMGGTFASRCLDYQEWFVSQALRAMNDFSARSKTIASNQREIEIVPPNDFQYLHDIQKENEHSKVRCVGLTFETRPDYSKVEDINRMLEYGVTRVELGVQTLYNHIYKRVDRGHTITDVIEANGMLRDSAIKVAMHMMPGLSSSDESDKFMFKRLFSEESFCPDMLKIYPCLITEGSEFYEMWKKGEYEPYTSEQAVDLIVDVKKHLPKWVRTMRIQRDIPATLITAGVKKSNLGELVYNRLKDEDIQCQCIRCREVGHKKSQGIEADYNNLELLRTDYMVCGGREIFLSIEDTANDILIGFTRLRIPSNNVFRPEITETTSLIRELHVYGQMQKLGHKQADLWQHKGFGSQLLEEAEKIAKHEFGKDKMSIISGIGVRDYYRKFNYHKDGAYMSKFI, encoded by the coding sequence ATGCAAGAGGCATGTCGTTTAATAATTGATACTGCAATTGAAGAGAATATACAGACTAAAAAACAGATGGAAAAATTAAAGAATAGAATTTGCAGGGAGTATTCATCAAATGGATTTATGAGTAACTCTAAGATTTTAGAATATGCGAAGGAGGATGAACTGGAATTTCTAAGGCCTCTTCTTATGAAAAAACCGACAAGAACCATATCTGGGGTGGCAATAGTGGCAGTCATGTGTCATCCGCACAAATGTCCACATGGACGTTGCAAATATTGTCCTGAAAGCTCAATAGCCCCTCCAAGCTATACTGGTGAAGAACCTGCGGCATTAAGGGCACGGATGTTTAATTATCATCCCTACATCCAGACATTCAACAGACTCTATCAACTAAAAAATATTGGACATGCAATCGATAAGGTGGAACTAATAATCATGGGAGGTACATTTGCATCAAGATGTCTTGACTATCAGGAATGGTTTGTATCACAGGCACTTCGTGCGATGAATGATTTTTCAGCCCGTTCCAAAACTATTGCATCCAATCAAAGGGAAATAGAGATTGTTCCACCAAATGATTTCCAATACTTGCATGATATCCAAAAGGAAAATGAACACAGTAAGGTAAGGTGTGTGGGGTTAACGTTTGAAACAAGGCCAGATTACTCCAAAGTCGAGGATATCAATAGGATGCTGGAATATGGAGTTACAAGGGTGGAATTGGGTGTTCAAACGTTATACAATCACATATACAAACGTGTGGATCGTGGCCATACGATAACGGACGTGATAGAGGCCAACGGCATGTTAAGGGATTCTGCCATTAAGGTGGCCATGCACATGATGCCGGGTTTAAGTTCATCAGATGAGTCAGATAAGTTCATGTTTAAAAGATTGTTTAGTGAAGAATCATTCTGTCCTGACATGCTTAAGATATATCCATGTCTAATAACCGAAGGCTCCGAATTCTATGAAATGTGGAAAAAAGGGGAGTATGAGCCATACACATCTGAACAGGCCGTTGATTTAATTGTGGATGTGAAAAAGCATCTGCCGAAATGGGTTAGAACCATGAGAATACAACGGGATATTCCCGCAACATTAATCACGGCGGGAGTAAAAAAATCTAACCTTGGCGAATTGGTCTATAACCGACTCAAGGATGAAGATATACAATGTCAATGCATACGATGTAGGGAAGTGGGTCATAAGAAATCCCAGGGTATAGAGGCAGATTACAATAACCTTGAATTGCTTCGTACAGATTATATGGTATGTGGAGGTAGGGAGATATTCCTATCCATAGAGGATACGGCTAATGATATACTCATAGGATTTACAAGACTAAGAATACCATCAAACAATGTTTTTAGACCTGAAATCACGGAAACAACCTCATTGATAAGGGAACTGCATGTTTATGGTCAAATGCAAAAGTTAGGACATAAACAGGCTGATTTATGGCAGCATAAGGGTTTCGGTTCGCAGCTGTTGGAAGAAGCCGAAAAAATAGCCAAACATGAGTTTGGAAAAGATAAAATGTCAATAATAAGTGGTATAGGTGTAAGGGATTACTATAGAAAATTCAATTACCATAAAGACGGTGCTTACATGTCCAAATTCATATGA